The sequence below is a genomic window from Rickettsia prowazekii str. Breinl.
TTTAGTACAAAGTTTTGGCAAGATATCTTTAAATATTAAAGAATTAGGGTTAGATTTTGCTACGATTTCAGGACATAAAATAGGAGGAGGGCATGGTTGTGGTGCTTTAATCTCTAACTCTAATTTTCAGCTTATCCCAATAATTATAGGAGGAGGTCAGGAAAAATCAGTGCGCTCAGGCACTGAAAATGTTTTAGCAATTGCTGGCTTTGGTTTAGCTGCTGAATTTAGAAGAAAAGATATCTCAAAAAATTACATAAAAATCAGGTACTTACAAGAAAGATTAGAGCAAAAACTAAAAGAATATTCAAACGTAAATATTATTAGTAATAATGTAGCTAGGTTAGCTAATACTACCTTAATTACTGTAGACAATACTGATGCACAAGTAAAATTAATAGGGTTTGATTTACGTAATATTTGTGTAAGCTCTGGGTCTGCTTGCTCATCAGGTAAAATATCTAAATCGCATGTATTAACGAATATGGGAATAAGAGAAGAAGAGGCTAGGTCTTCAATTCGTATATCTTTAAGTCATACTAATACGATAAGTGATATAAAAGCTTTTATAAAAGCTTTTGAGGAGATATATGAATATAAATCGTCTTGTAATCACTGTATATAATAAAAATATAAAAATTTATTCCACCGTATAAGTCATGGTATAATGTAAAAAAACAAATCATTTAACATTTATAACATATGAACCAACAATTAAAAAATTTAACTTTACCAATATATATGGATTATCAGTCTACAACTCCAATAGATCCAAGGGTGATGGAAGCAATGTTGCCGTATTTTACCACTAAATTCGGTAATCCTCATTCACGCAGTCACTCTTTTGGTTGGGAAGCAGAAAATGCTGTTGAAAATGCACGGAGTATGGTAGCAAAGGTAATAGGTGCGGATAGTAAAGAAATTATTTTTACCTCTGGTGCAACAGAATCTAATAATCTTGTAATAAAGGGAATAGCAAAATTTTATGGTAATAAAAAAAACATATTATCACCTTAGTAAGTGAACATAAATGTGTACTTAATGCTTGTAGGCATTTAGAGCAAGAAGGTATAAAAATCACATATTTACCAATTAAGTCAAATGGAATAATAGATTTAGAAACCCTCAAAAATGCAATTACTGATCAGACTTTATTAGTGTCAGTTATGGCAGTGAATAATGAAATAGGTGTTATTCAACCTTTAAAGGAAATTGGAAAAATTTGTCGTGAAAGAAATGTATTTTTTCATTCCGATATTGCTCAAGGATTCGGTAAAATTCCAATTAATGTTAACGAGTGCAATATTGATCTTGCAAGTATTTCAGGACATAAAATTTATGGCCCGAAAGGAATAGGGGCATTATATATAAGAAAAAAACCTCGTGTTCGTGTTACACCATTAATAAATGGTGGTGGACAAGAGCGAGGAATGCGTTCAGGTACTTTGCCTACTCCTTTAATTGTAGGTCTTGGCATAGCTTCTGAAATAGCATATAATGAGATGGAAAAAGATACTCAGCATGTAAATTACTTATTTGATAGATTTTTAAATAATATACATAGTAAAATTTCAGAAGTTTATTTAAACGGTGATAAAGATCAAAGATATAAAGGCAATCTAAATCTAAGCTTTGCTGGAGTAGAAGGCGAATCAATTATTCTTGCTATTAAAGATTTAGCTGTTTCTTCTGGTTCTGCTTGTACTTCTGCATCTCTAGAGCCATCATATGTTTTACGGTCCATAGGCATCAGTGAAGAACTTGCACATACTTCAATTAGGTTTGGCATAGGTAGATTCACTACTGAGCAGGAAATTGATTACGCAGTAAATTTAGTATGCTCAAAAATTGATAAGTTAAGGAGATTAAGCCCTCTTTGGGAAATGATGCAAGAAGGAGTTGATTTGAAGAAGATTAGGTGGACAGCTCATTGATAGAGTTGCATACTATTTTGTCAAGTCATGAAATGATATAATATAACAATTAAAAGAGAATAATAATGGCTTATAGCAAAAAAGTGATAGATCATTATGAAAACCCTCGTAATGTTGGGTCACTTGATAAAAAGAAAAAAAATGTTGGTACAGGACTCGTTGGAGCTCCTGCTTGCGGTGACGTTATGAAATTACAAATCGAAGTTGGCGATGACGAAATTATTACAGATGCTAAATTTAAAACATTCGGTTGCGGTTCGGCTATTGCTTCAAGTTCTCTAGTCACAGAGTGGATTAAAGGAAAATCAGTAGAAGATGCAAAAGAGATTAAAAATACTGAAATAGCAAAAGAATTATCACTGCCGCCGGTAAAATTACATTGTTCACTCCTGGCAGAAGATGCAATAAAAGCAGCTATTGCTGATTATAAACAGAAAAGAGAAAACAAAAAAGATTCTTAAAATATGAAAAATGTTATTTCATTAACTGATGCTGCTGCAAAGCAAGTAAAATTACTCATAGAAAAGCGCGCTAAACCTACCTTTGGTATTAGGGTAGGTATTAAGTCAGGCGGTTGTGCCGGTCAGACTTATTACGTTGAATATGCTGATAATAAAAATCAATTCGATGAAGTAGTGGAAGAAAAGGGTGTACGTATACTAATTGACCCAAAAACATTGATGTATATCTTAGGTTCTGAAATGGATTATGTAGAGACTAATTTTAAGTCACAGTTCACTTTTACTAATCCTAACGAAAAAGCTAATTGTGGCTGCGGTAAATCCTTTAGTGTGTAATCCAACTTCATTTAGATAAAAATAATGATATTAATACTATTCAATATAAAGTTTTTGTTTAGAAAACACGAATAAAATTAATTAATAGTAGTTTAACTATTGCTAAAAAGTATTATTTCATCTATTATAAAGCTATTTCTTTAAATATTTCTTTAAATCAAATTTTGATATGTCACAAAAATTAAGTTTTTGGGCTGTATTTGCATTGGTGACAGGTAGTCAAATCGGTACTAGTGTTTTTATATTGCCTTTAAGTTTAGCACCATTCGGTGTATACAGCATTTGGGGCTGGATTCTGTCATTATTTGGTGCTATGAGTATAGCACTTGTATTTTCTTGTTTATGTACAAAATTTCCTAAAACAGGTGGCCCTCACGTTTATGTACGAGCAAGTTTTGGAGATACAATAGCATTCTTTACTGGTTGGACTTATTGGATTATATCTTTTGTCAGTACGAGTATAGTCGTTATCTCAGCAATAGGTTATTTAACGCCTTTCTTTAAATCACAAACGATTTTGGATTTGATATTACAGCTAATATTATTAGCTGCTATTGCAATTTTAAATCTAAAAGGTCCTAAAATAGCAGGAAAGGTAGAGTTTTATTTAACTCTCTTAAAATTTGTCCCACTACTTGTAGTAGGTTTAGCTGCATTATTCCATTTTAATATAGATAATATAGTGATTGCTAAAGAAGTAGAAAATTTCACTATCCCGACTATTATGGGAAGAGTTGCACTTCTGACTTTTTGGGGATTTATTGGAATAGAGTGTGCAACTACTACAGCAGGAACAGTAAAAGATCCGGCGAAAACTATTCCAAGAGCCATAATAATTGGAACTTGTTGTGTAGCGTTCTTATATATTATTAATAGCATAGGTATCATTGGATTAATTCCAGCTTCTGAACTTATTAATTCTAAAGCTCCTTATGCAGATGCCGCTACATTATTATTCGGTGGTACATGGTCAAAAGTAATTACAGTGATAGCTTCTGTTATATGTATAGGTACTCTTAACGCTTGGGTTCTAACTAGTGGACAGATTGCACTAGGACTTGCAGAAGATGGGTTATTGCCAAAATTTTTTGCTAAAAAAAACAGTAATAATGCTCCAACTTATGGAATAATTATAAGCTGCCTTGGAATTACACCATTATTATTATTTACGTCCAATAATAATTTTGCCAAGCAAATTACTCAAATAATAGATTTTTCTGTAATAGCATTTTTGTTTGTTTATTTAATTTGTAGCTTAGCTTTTTTAAAAGTAATTTTTAGTTCAAAAGAAAATTTCTCGTATTATTATTTATTTGTAGCCATAATATCCATTATATTTTGTACTTGGGTCATTTATAAAACACCTTTTGAAACTCTAATTATAGCTTGTTCTTTTACTATCCTTGGTATTCCTGTGTATTATGGATGGTATAGATTGATGAATAGAATTAAATTATAGTCTATATAATAAAGTGACTTATTCATTGTGTCCATTTAATATTTTTAGATACTGAGATCAAATTGTTGTATATAGTGTGAATATGAGACACGATCGGATTAATCTACTTAGAAAATTATTTATAGAATATAATATAGAAGGTTATATCATACCATCTAATGATAAATATATGAACGAATATGTACCTGAGTATGCTAAAAGGCTTGAATATATAACAGGTTTTACCGGCTCAAGTGGTATAGCTATTATATGTAAAGATGCTGCATTCTTCTTTACTGATGGACGTTATTTAGAGCAAGCAAACAAAGAGCTAGATTTAGCATTTTATAAAATTTATGATTTAAAAGAGATATATAAAACATTAGATAAAAATATTAAGATAGGCTATGATCCTCAATTATTTACTTACCAAGTCTTAGCAAATTTAAATATCAATTTTCATAAAATAAACGAAAATTTAGTTGATAAAATTTGGTATAACAAGCCTCTAGAACCAAATTCTAAAGTCTATTTACATGATATTAAATTTGCAGGGGTTAGTCATAATGATAAAATACGTAAATGTCGTGAAACCATATTATCATCCAGCAGCGTGACCGTGGGATGCAATAAAAATAACGATGACATTCTAGTCATTCTAGATAGCGCTTCCATATGTTGGTTATTAAATTTGCGTGCTAGTGATGTAAACTATACACCACTAATGTTTGCAAAAGTTATACTTACTTCTACAAAATTATATCTATTTATCAACCCTATAAGAATTGATACTGAAATTATTAATGCACGTCCTGAAATCACAATTCTACCGGAAAAAGAATTTGAAAATATTTTAAGAGATAGTAAGAATAGATATCTTATCGATGACAGTATAACATCAGTTCACATAATGGATTTAATAGCTAATAAAAAAGTAAAAAAAATCGTAGAACCTTGTTTATTAGCAAAAGCTTGTAAAAATGATATAGAAATTAAACATGCAATTGATTTTCATATTAAAGATGCAGTAGCTTTATGTGAGTTTTTTGCTGAGTTTTTTCTATATCATTCAAGTGAAAACGTGAATTCCTGCTTTCACAGTCATGAGATAATAACAGAACATTCTCTCTGTTTAAAACTAACAGCGCAAAGAGCAAAACAAGAGGGATATGTTTCTGATAGTTTTCATGCTATTTGCGGATTTCAAGAAAATAGTGCTATTATTCATTATAGAGCTAACCCAAAAACTGCTAAGAAAATTGAAGGACATGGTATACTACTGATTGATTCTGGTGCTCAATATAAAGGTGCTACCACTGATATAACTAGGACAATCATTGTAGGTATACCAACATGTGAACAGAAAAAACGTTATACGCAAGTACTTAAAGGACATATTGCTTTAACTAGAGCTAAATTCCCAAAAAATATCGTAACAGGAGCGAACCTAGATATACTTGCACGGCAATATTTATGGCAAGACATGATAGATTATCCGCATGGTACCGGGCATGGAGTAGGAAGTTTCTTAAGCGTTCATGAAGGGCCACAAAGTATAAATCTTAGTAATAAAATAATACTTAAAGCAGGTATGATCTTATCTAACGAACCTGGATTTTATATTCCAGGAAAATATGGTATTAGAATTGAGAATTTAATATATGTAAAAGAAAATAATGGATGGCTTGAATTTGAAACCTTAAGTTTAGTGCCTTATGCTAGTAAATTAATTGATGTTGCATTACTGAATATTGATGAAATTAATTATATTAAGGAATATTATAATAAAATTAGAGCTAAAATTTATAATTTGTTATCCACACAAGCGAAATATTGGCTTAATTATGAAATAAATTTATTTTTACAATCATTATTATAATTGACGTTTCTCTTATTTATTGATATAAGTTCTATTCCTGCATTTTAAATTGGGACGTCGCCAAGTGGTAAGGCAACGGTTTTTGGTATCGTCATACGGAGGTTCGAATCCTCCCGTCCCAGCCATAAATCTGTTTATTTTCCATAATACATATTATAGAACAATTTTTATTGATGGTGCATTCGATTGGATTTGAACCAATGACCTTTGCCTTCGGAGGGCAATGCTCTATCCAACTGAGCTACGAATGCAAAAATTATGAACTCTCATTAATAAGAACGGTATAAAATAAATCTAATAATCGAAAATAAATAATACTTATAAATATTTTGAACGGGAATTTTATTTAATAAATTATTTGCTTCGTTTTCTAAGCTACTCAAATAATTAACTGTTTCATTGTAAATTGCATGTTTTAACATTAAGTCACGTATTTTTACAAAGTCATCTTTAGTACGCTTATCAGATTTAAGCATATTTTCTAGCCAAAGCTGCTTATCTTGCTCTAGCTTATGATATAAAAAAATCAGTGGTAATGTTACTTTTCCTTCTAAGAAATCATCACCGATGTTTTTTCCTACCTGTTTATCACTACCTAAATAATCAAGTAAGTCATCTATAACCTGAAATATTGTACCAAGTAACCTACCAAAATTCTGCACATCTTTAGAAACGCGATCGACCTGCTCTGCTATAATAGCTCCGACTTCACAAGCAGCTCCAAATAGCTCAGCCGTTTTAGATTTCACTATTTGCTGATATTCATCTATAGTGATAATACGTCGCTCATTTAACTTAACTAATTGTACTACCTCACCTTCGGAAATAATAACCGAAGCTTTAGCTAGAACATTCATAGCTTTAATACAGCCAGAAGCAACCATTAACTTAAAAGATTGACTAAAAAGGAAATCGCCAACTAAAATACTTGTTTTACTGCCCCAAATAACGTTAGCTGTAGGTTTAAATCTTCTTAAAGTGCTGTTGTCTACCACATCATCATGAAGCAAAGTAGCGGCGTGAATGAATTCCACGGCACTTGCAAGTTTGATATGATTATTGCCTTTATAATCGAACATTTTAGCCGTGATTATAGTTAAAAGTGGACGAATTCTTTTACCACCTGCCTCTACTAAATATTTGCCGACCTTTTCTATTAATTCTGCATCACTTTTTAAACAACTAATAATTAAATCGTTTAACTGAGTTACTTCATCTTTTAAATTTTGCTGTATTTTTACTATAATATTCATGATATTTTTTATTGCTAAATTCCAGTATTAGTTGTCATACTATAGCTTAACCGCTATATCCATATTTTGTGATCAGATTACTGTGTTACAATATCAGATAATACACATTCCTCTAATATTTTTTGATTAATACTTGGAATTAACTCAAGAATTTTTTCTTTTACGTTTGCTCCAGGCTCCATTTTTTTTACTGCTGCTTGATATAAAGATAAATAATACAAAGGTATAAGTTTATTAATATCATCTATATTACCTATTTTAGCTTTATTTAAATCTGATAAATTAAACTCATACTTAATACTAGTATCAATTAAATTAGATGAATTAGGGTGATCGGATATAGTTTTTAAAAATGATTGCAAAGCCTCTATATGTACTATCTGACTCTCTTTAGATAAATTTTTAAAACTCCCTACTCCATATATATAGAAACTTAAAATCTCTATTATTTTAGAGTAATTATTAATTACTATTATACCTTTAGTGTACGAATCTTTAAGATCATTTATTATAGTTTCATTTGTTATATTAAATCCTGATGTGTTGGAATATAAACTTAAAGTATTTATCTGTACTCTAGTTAATTTCTTTAATTCTGTAACTAAATTAATATTAAAATTAAAATGATATGGTCTATCTTCTAAAATACTAAAATTATATGGTTTATTATTATTCAAAATATACACTAGTTCATTATTAAAATTTTTATATATTTTATTATCAGAAAATTTTAACAAATAGGTTTGCTTATCGTAATTTTTCTTTAAAAATTCTAAAAACCCTATTATAAAACCAGGTTTTAGCTTAAATTGCGATTCTATCGAAAGATGAATATTACTGTTACCAAAATCATTTAACTTACCTTTATATAATAAATTCATATTATTTTCAAAGTTATTACTATTTATTTTTGCGTTATTAACTTTAATTGTTAAATCTTTAGCAATATCTTTAAAATGTAAGCTACTAGTACTAATCAAGAAATTACCAGAAAATTTAAAATTATTATTCCAAGCCGGTCTATATAATAATAATCCTGCAGGTATTATTCTATCTTCAAGATTACTTTGTATTATTTCGGTTTCATAATAAAATTCTAATTTTTGTGGTATATTGTTAAGAAAATCCTGTTTACTTGTATAATACTGCCTCTTATCAACTAACATAGTAAGTATAGTATGATCTTCTTCATATAATTTTTGATTATCTACTAAGTCAAAAATTTGTGTCTTATCTGAAATAAATTTAATATTTTCTATTAAATTTAGAAATTCAAATAAATTTTTTTTTAACAGTACCATTTTAAATAATTTTAAGTTTAATGGTATCTTTGCCGATAATATGCAGTTCTCATTATAAAATTTTACTCCAAATCCTCTTTGCACAGGCTTAAATTTTCCTAATGCTTCTCCAGAAAAATTTATAAATAATTTCTGTCCAAGTAAATCATAACCAATATTGATTGGTTTGGTAAATTCAATTGCTCTATTAATACTTTCTTCTTGCCAATTAATTACCATAATACCTAATTTAAAAGGGAAACCATATGGTTGTACTTTAGAAAATTTAACAAGATATTGCTGATGAGGATTATTATTACCCTTTCCTATATTAAGATGTACACCAGAATATTTTTGATTTATAGAGTGTGATAACGAAAACATAATAACAAACCACAGTCCACTATATATTAGTACAATAAATATAATTATAAATAATATTATTATAAGAATTTTTTTCATTTTAAATTAACATTGATGTATGATTTGCTAGTTTATAATTGCAAGAAAAATTAGATTTTAGTAAAACAAGTAGCATATGATTATCCACAATGCAGTAATACTATTATTGACACAGCTTTATATATTCCTTATTTAATTTTATAATATTCCAAATCCATAAATTCATCATCACTATAAAAATTACTAGTAAATATATTATAATAGAATCAAAGGTAGCCGTTGGAATAATAATAAATATCAAAGACTGGATAAATGCTCCAAGTGATTTACCAAATTTCGTTCCTATTACCTCTACAGCGGCTTTTCCCTTAGTTCTCAGTTCTAAAGATAAAGGAATATATGCCATTTCTTTTGTTGAATCGAATAATGAATATTTAGACGATTTACTAAGTATATTCTGAATTGCTCCGACAATAATCGCTACATATAGAAGATTAAAATCACCAAAACATGTACCTATTTCTTCAATAAAAATTATAAAGATAAAAAACATGAAGCCTGTAATAGATAACATAATAGGAGTTAATAATGCAGCAATGAGCCAACCAAGCCTTCTAAGAATATTACTACCTATTATCATGAAAGTAACACATGAGATCCCCATCCAAATATTAAACATGCCCATAAAATTAACATAATCTACAGTATTTGGATGTAATTCTTTTATTTTCGCTTTCCAAGGTCCTTCAACTATATTTATTAGTAATCCATAACAGATTATTAATAATGCAATACGACCTATATATTTTGAATGAATTATTAATTTTATACTTTCAATTAATGCAAGTTTTGTTTTTGTTTTAGCAGCAACTTTTTTTACATCTAAAACATTTATAGAATTAGTTAAAATAAATTTATTTATTATTCTAAATAAAAACATAGCAATTATTCCTGCAGTAACAATAATTGATATGATTGGCTGAAGCATGATAGAATTGTTAGAAGATGAATTATAAGAATCCGTTAATAATTCTGAATCAATGATGTACTGCCCACTTGAAAAAAAAACAAGTACGCTGCCTGCTATTATAAGACCGATATTACCAACCATCCCAAGAACAGGATAAAATCGTTTAGCTTTAGCAGTATCAAAAATGTGATTAGCAAATTGCCAAAACATTAAGTTTATAACTACTGCACTCCATAATTCTGAGAAAATATACATTAGCGCATAACTCCATTTACTACCTATTTTAATAAACCACTTTAAATTAGGGTATGAAGCAATTAAATTATTTATCATTGCATCATTAGGATGATAAATATCTTGATTTGGATAAATAATATAGGCAAATAATAAGAAAAATAGTAAAAAAGTACCGACTATACTATAGAAAATATATTCAAAATTTAATTTATTACTAAGTTTAACGTAAAGTATCGTAAAAATTACGCACGAGGGTAGCACTAACCATAATTTTAAGAAACTAATAATTTCAGCCCCCATAGAGGGTACTACTAAACTATCTTTAATAGATCTTAAAGCCCCAAAATTAAACAGGATACATAACATCATTAAAGCCATTGGTATAAATAGCTTTAATTCTTTCCTTTCTATAGGCCAAATTATTTCTTTAACTTTTTCAAAGAAAATTTTAGGCGGTAACATTTTTATTGTAACCTTACATATTAAAGTTAACTTTTAAATCGCTTAAGTTTTAAAGTCAATTAAAATCATCAATTGATACTATTCCAAGGTGTTATTTCTCTATATCGCCAATAATATTGTGTAATCTTATCTAATTTATCATGATTTGTTTTCCATAATTCTTCCTTTTCAGTAGTCCATGGCTTAGGTCCTGCATAATGTAAAATGAAATAAGAAAAGTAAGGGCTTTGATGCTCAAAATATGTACAAAAATTCCATCTCATCGATAAGGGATAAAGATAATTCTGAAATGCAACATTTAATAAATCTTGGTCAGGAAAAGAAAAGTCACATTTTGAATTTTTTAAAGTTTCTAAAAGAATATTATTATATTGCTTTTCTCGCATATTTTTTAAATTTAAAAATACTATACCACTATTTTTATAAGAATGAGCCACATTCCTTTTACATTCTTCTTGTACTTTATGAATACAGTATGTAATAGCTGTATCTAGACTACATGCGGCAATATAATTGTTCATATCTATTTTTTTCAGAGAATTCAAATCACGTAGCACTACAATATCTGCATCAAGATATAGTATAGAATCTAGATTAGGAAAAATTTTATCAAAATATAATCTATACATTACTAAACTGGGCCAATTATTTGAAAATTTTATTTCCTTATATGTTAAAGCTTTATTTAATATATTGTCAGGGAAAGTAGTGAAATCTATAGAATAATCTCTAATATATTGCATAGAAGATAATTTATTTATTGATTCTTGACTAATAGGGTCATTAGAATCCATAACAATATGGAATCTATAGAAACTATCTAAATCGCTATTTAGTAAACTGGATGCTATTACTGCAGCAGCATGAATAGCATATTTATCATTAATAGTTAATGCTATATCTAATATGTTGTTTTGCTTGATACCAGTTAATTTAATTACGTTTTGTATCTCTTTTATTGCAAGCTTGTAATCAGTTCGTATAGTTTTTTCATTAAAAGATGACCTACCTAGTATATGAATTAAGCTCAATCTATATAAACATCTAGCAGTAAGTTCTGGTATATTAAGAGAAATTAAACCCTTTAAAAATGGAACCTCATCTTCTGTATAACCGCTATAATATTTGAGTAAATCATCATCATTTTTTAGTTCAAATATTTCTTTTACTTTTTCTTTGTAACCTGAAATGATGAGTGTAGCTAAATTAAATGCAGCTGTTTTAGTATATAAAGTATCTAAACTATAACTACCGTTTTTAATCGCTTTATATTGCTGGACTAAATTTGCATTTTTATCTAGAGCAAAACGTAGTAAGCAATCATAACCTTTTGCTACATCTAAACGTACCATTCCATCTTCTACTTGAAAAGAACAAATTTTTTCTAATCTAGATTTATCTTTGGTATTTAAAGATTCAATATCTTCTAATCGTTCCAGTGCTAAATCAAGATTTAATTGATCTTCACGTATTGTACTATAGAATTTTTTATAACTATAAGTGCCAATATCCATAATACAATTTGTATTTTTATGCATTCTATAATTACTTATAAAAAAACGGAAATAACAATTACCATTAGAAAAATAAAAAAGAATAATATTAAATTTGTACTAGGCATTTATATTTTATCAAAATTAATGTACAAATTTTAACAATTCAAAATAAAAAGAGCAAATAAATATTGCAAATAGCAATACCGATTTTCTTAGGACACGATAACTATATTCCCACTAGTCTATAGTGTATTTTTTAAAAACAACTTAGATTATTAATGAATAATCAAAATATTTTTGATACAAAATTAAAAGAAAAAGGAGAGGCTTCAAATTATGTACTTTTTAAAATATGCACAAGTCTTATTAAAGAGATTGCAAGCAATAGCCGATCTTTACCTTGAATAAGATTAAGGAAAATGCTAAAATACGAATAGTAAACATTTTTAACTATCATTCTAAACTATAGGAAATATTTGCTTAGCTCATAACTGGATTCAATGAACAGAATACTCACATTTTTATATATTATTCCTAATAAGCACTTATGTTAAAAAGTGCATATATAAAATTCATGTTAAAAAACTCTCATATATATATTATTTGGTTATTTGGATTTATTAGCGGTTTTAATGTAATGATTACCGGTAATACTTTAAATTATTGGTTTGCTAAAAAAGATATCGCATTGCAAACAATAGGCATGTTATCATTCATAACACTCCCATATTCTATTAATTTTTTATTAGCACCAGTTTTTGATACAGTGCAAATTAAGTATTTAAACAAAATATTAGGTCATAGATTATCTTGGATTTGCCTAACGAGTACAACATTAATATCTCTTATATTTATTCTCAGCTTTCTAGATCCTAGTACTGATCTAGTATTATTGTCATTTATTGCTTTCATTATATCTTTTTTTAGTGCAGCACAAGATACTAT
It includes:
- a CDS encoding cysteine desulfurase family protein, whose amino-acid sequence is MIYLDHNATTFIDPRVKEYIISLMDKELNPSSAHTSGRFAKNIIETARSQIATSLGITMSREYNITFTSSGTESNNLIMKNFYDGDIFISAIEHLSIYNHINYAPNIKIIRVNKQGLVDLEHLEDLLSQSNASKKLVSVMIANNENGVLQDIAAISKITKKYNAKFHSDLVQSFGKISLNIKELGLDFATISGHKIGGGHGCGALISNSNFQLIPIIIGGGQEKSVRSGTENVLAIAGFGLAAEFRRKDISKNYIKIRYLQERLEQKLKEYSNVNIISNNVARLANTTLITVDNTDAQVKLIGFDLRNICVSSGSACSSGKISKSHVLTNMGIREEEARSSIRISLSHTNTISDIKAFIKAFEEIYEYKSSCNHCI
- the iscU gene encoding Fe-S cluster assembly scaffold IscU, giving the protein MAYSKKVIDHYENPRNVGSLDKKKKNVGTGLVGAPACGDVMKLQIEVGDDEIITDAKFKTFGCGSAIASSSLVTEWIKGKSVEDAKEIKNTEIAKELSLPPVKLHCSLLAEDAIKAAIADYKQKRENKKDS
- a CDS encoding iron-sulfur cluster assembly accessory protein produces the protein MKNVISLTDAAAKQVKLLIEKRAKPTFGIRVGIKSGGCAGQTYYVEYADNKNQFDEVVEEKGVRILIDPKTLMYILGSEMDYVETNFKSQFTFTNPNEKANCGCGKSFSV
- a CDS encoding APC family permease; amino-acid sequence: MSQKLSFWAVFALVTGSQIGTSVFILPLSLAPFGVYSIWGWILSLFGAMSIALVFSCLCTKFPKTGGPHVYVRASFGDTIAFFTGWTYWIISFVSTSIVVISAIGYLTPFFKSQTILDLILQLILLAAIAILNLKGPKIAGKVEFYLTLLKFVPLLVVGLAALFHFNIDNIVIAKEVENFTIPTIMGRVALLTFWGFIGIECATTTAGTVKDPAKTIPRAIIIGTCCVAFLYIINSIGIIGLIPASELINSKAPYADAATLLFGGTWSKVITVIASVICIGTLNAWVLTSGQIALGLAEDGLLPKFFAKKNSNNAPTYGIIISCLGITPLLLFTSNNNFAKQITQIIDFSVIAFLFVYLICSLAFLKVIFSSKENFSYYYLFVAIISIIFCTWVIYKTPFETLIIACSFTILGIPVYYGWYRLMNRIKL
- a CDS encoding aminopeptidase P family protein translates to MRHDRINLLRKLFIEYNIEGYIIPSNDKYMNEYVPEYAKRLEYITGFTGSSGIAIICKDAAFFFTDGRYLEQANKELDLAFYKIYDLKEIYKTLDKNIKIGYDPQLFTYQVLANLNINFHKINENLVDKIWYNKPLEPNSKVYLHDIKFAGVSHNDKIRKCRETILSSSSVTVGCNKNNDDILVILDSASICWLLNLRASDVNYTPLMFAKVILTSTKLYLFINPIRIDTEIINARPEITILPEKEFENILRDSKNRYLIDDSITSVHIMDLIANKKVKKIVEPCLLAKACKNDIEIKHAIDFHIKDAVALCEFFAEFFLYHSSENVNSCFHSHEIITEHSLCLKLTAQRAKQEGYVSDSFHAICGFQENSAIIHYRANPKTAKKIEGHGILLIDSGAQYKGATTDITRTIIVGIPTCEQKKRYTQVLKGHIALTRAKFPKNIVTGANLDILARQYLWQDMIDYPHGTGHGVGSFLSVHEGPQSINLSNKIILKAGMILSNEPGFYIPGKYGIRIENLIYVKENNGWLEFETLSLVPYASKLIDVALLNIDEINYIKEYYNKIRAKIYNLLSTQAKYWLNYEINLFLQSLL
- a CDS encoding polyprenyl synthetase family protein, yielding MNIIVKIQQNLKDEVTQLNDLIISCLKSDAELIEKVGKYLVEAGGKRIRPLLTIITAKMFDYKGNNHIKLASAVEFIHAATLLHDDVVDNSTLRRFKPTANVIWGSKTSILVGDFLFSQSFKLMVASGCIKAMNVLAKASVIISEGEVVQLVKLNERRIITIDEYQQIVKSKTAELFGAACEVGAIIAEQVDRVSKDVQNFGRLLGTIFQVIDDLLDYLGSDKQVGKNIGDDFLEGKVTLPLIFLYHKLEQDKQLWLENMLKSDKRTKDDFVKIRDLMLKHAIYNETVNYLSSLENEANNLLNKIPVQNIYKYYLFSIIRFILYRSY
- the tlc3 gene encoding nucleotide exchange transporter Tlc3; translation: MLPPKIFFEKVKEIIWPIERKELKLFIPMALMMLCILFNFGALRSIKDSLVVPSMGAEIISFLKLWLVLPSCVIFTILYVKLSNKLNFEYIFYSIVGTFLLFFLLFAYIIYPNQDIYHPNDAMINNLIASYPNLKWFIKIGSKWSYALMYIFSELWSAVVINLMFWQFANHIFDTAKAKRFYPVLGMVGNIGLIIAGSVLVFFSSGQYIIDSELLTDSYNSSSNNSIMLQPIISIIVTAGIIAMFLFRIINKFILTNSINVLDVKKVAAKTKTKLALIESIKLIIHSKYIGRIALLIICYGLLINIVEGPWKAKIKELHPNTVDYVNFMGMFNIWMGISCVTFMIIGSNILRRLGWLIAALLTPIMLSITGFMFFIFIIFIEEIGTCFGDFNLLYVAIIVGAIQNILSKSSKYSLFDSTKEMAYIPLSLELRTKGKAAVEVIGTKFGKSLGAFIQSLIFIIIPTATFDSIIIYLLVIFIVMMNLWIWNIIKLNKEYIKLCQ